A window from Neobacillus sp. PS3-40 encodes these proteins:
- a CDS encoding glucosaminidase domain-containing protein: MSNKTFLLFTCFLSLIIAPISSSAETVHSNQQTQPQIEKVQPDPQAQVQQPIETAQPNQQVQTQLQIVTDLSEVTQKKLIVQEEIEATSKKIKELNQQIIESNANIQIKSNELNDINQKMESLKKQEKRITTLLTNRKEEFKDRVSSYYRTKGQMSFFNVLFSINSFGEFIDHFVAYDKIVNQDKKFIETYIANQNKVIDIKENVAVLQESTIKEKGELEAIKTSQVNNKKEKEALSSILEEKKKQLEKEEQEKRLALELLQENGEKILFLINNNSSIDNYDNNSNVQMIKTIITPFVLDAQKLQQEKGVPASITLGQIILESSGNYNGLSGLAFEAKNLFGIKGTGTAGSVNWDTTEYVNGQKIVINAKFARYKTYFDSMVDHANLLLTPRYQKYLKDVTSIVDYAQGILDGGYATDPNYANKLLKVIYQYNLLELDL, from the coding sequence ATGAGTAATAAAACATTTTTGTTATTTACTTGTTTTCTTTCTTTAATTATTGCTCCTATTTCGTCAAGTGCTGAAACGGTTCATTCCAATCAACAAACACAACCACAAATAGAAAAGGTTCAACCCGATCCACAAGCACAAGTACAACAACCAATAGAAACCGCTCAACCTAATCAACAAGTTCAAACACAACTACAAATAGTAACAGATTTATCGGAAGTAACACAAAAAAAACTTATAGTCCAAGAAGAAATTGAAGCAACTTCGAAAAAAATTAAAGAATTAAATCAACAAATCATTGAATCAAATGCAAATATTCAAATAAAAAGCAACGAATTAAATGACATTAATCAGAAAATGGAAAGCTTAAAAAAGCAAGAAAAGAGAATCACTACTCTACTTACTAATAGAAAAGAAGAATTTAAAGACAGGGTATCTTCTTATTATCGAACAAAAGGTCAAATGTCTTTTTTTAATGTACTCTTTTCTATTAATAGTTTCGGTGAGTTCATCGATCATTTTGTTGCCTATGACAAAATTGTTAATCAAGATAAAAAATTTATTGAAACATACATCGCTAACCAAAATAAAGTAATTGATATTAAAGAAAATGTAGCAGTGTTACAAGAATCTACGATCAAAGAAAAAGGAGAACTAGAAGCGATAAAAACGAGCCAAGTGAACAATAAAAAGGAAAAAGAAGCGTTGTCTAGTATTCTAGAGGAAAAGAAAAAACAACTGGAAAAGGAAGAACAGGAAAAAAGATTAGCACTTGAATTGTTACAAGAAAATGGAGAGAAAATCCTTTTTTTGATCAATAATAACAGTAGTATTGATAATTATGATAATAATAGTAATGTTCAAATGATAAAAACAATCATAACTCCATTTGTGCTAGATGCCCAAAAACTACAACAGGAAAAGGGTGTTCCAGCCTCCATTACTTTAGGTCAGATCATTTTAGAAAGTTCAGGAAATTATAATGGTTTATCTGGTCTAGCTTTTGAAGCAAAGAATTTATTTGGAATAAAAGGAACAGGTACAGCAGGTTCAGTAAATTGGGATACAACGGAATATGTAAACGGACAAAAAATCGTTATAAATGCCAAATTCGCAAGATATAAAACGTATTTTGATAGTATGGTAGATCATGCAAACCTATTATTAACACCCAGATATCAAAAATATCTTAAGGATGTTACGAGTATAGTTGATTACGCACAAGGCATTTTAGACGGAGGATATGCTACTGACCCAAACTATGCAAATAAATTACTTAAAGTTATTTATCAATATAATTTATTGGAATTGGATTTATAA
- the ftsE gene encoding cell division ATP-binding protein FtsE, which produces MIRFQEVTKVYPNGVHALNKITFHISKGDFVLIIGESGAGKSTLNKLIIREEKATSGEIIVNGINISALKDKKIPFLRRSIGMVFQEFRLLSKMTVYENIAFAQETIGAPTDHIRSNVYQALETVGLESKADHFPKELSGGEQQRVAIARALVNHPKIIIADEPTGNLDIKTAWEIMSVFEDINKQGTTIIMTTHNKEFIERTSKRVILIDNGSILRDYKRKVRTS; this is translated from the coding sequence TTGATACGATTTCAAGAAGTAACAAAAGTTTATCCAAATGGCGTTCATGCTCTAAATAAGATTACCTTCCATATCTCCAAAGGAGATTTTGTTTTAATTATTGGTGAGAGTGGTGCAGGAAAATCTACCCTAAATAAGCTTATAATAAGAGAAGAAAAGGCAACAAGCGGAGAAATAATTGTGAACGGAATAAATATTTCAGCTTTAAAGGATAAGAAAATTCCCTTTTTAAGAAGATCCATTGGGATGGTTTTTCAAGAATTTCGATTGTTATCCAAAATGACTGTCTATGAAAATATTGCCTTTGCTCAAGAAACGATTGGTGCACCAACTGATCACATTCGAAGCAATGTGTATCAAGCACTAGAAACGGTTGGGCTCGAATCTAAAGCAGATCATTTCCCAAAAGAATTATCGGGAGGAGAACAACAAAGAGTAGCCATTGCAAGAGCACTTGTAAACCATCCTAAAATTATTATTGCTGATGAACCTACTGGTAATTTAGATATTAAAACAGCATGGGAGATTATGAGCGTTTTTGAAGATATCAACAAACAGGGTACGACAATTATTATGACAACTCATAATAAAGAGTTTATTGAACGTACAAGTAAACGGGTTATTTTAATCGATAATGGAAGCATACTCCGTGATTATAAAAGGAAGGTGCGAACAAGTTGA
- the ftsX gene encoding permease-like cell division protein FtsX — MKKITLLNRHIKEGMHNFKRNGWMTVTSVSSLALMLFLVGVTFLLLLNLNHMTTKVEKNIEIHVYLKYTNSNDPTFLTNTIHSFKHVSSVEFISKNEGLKSFMKNLGDEGAAFQTLKNDNPLDDELVVKTEQPQDVTTVAKKIEKLAPVDKVAYAKNVVGPLVTSTKLARLVGTIFIIALTLIAVHSVTNTIKITVLARTEEIQLRKLIGATNNFIRLPFFIEGSFIGLLGACIASFPIMIGYYFIFTYFKKYVDFAFIELISPFPLILISGSILLVFGALIGIWGATSSLRRILKV; from the coding sequence TTGAAAAAGATCACTCTGTTGAATCGGCATATAAAAGAAGGAATGCATAATTTTAAAAGGAATGGCTGGATGACTGTTACTTCGGTTAGTTCCTTGGCTTTGATGCTTTTCCTAGTTGGGGTAACTTTCTTACTGCTATTAAATTTAAACCATATGACAACGAAAGTGGAAAAAAATATCGAAATACATGTATATCTTAAATATACTAATTCAAATGATCCAACATTTCTAACGAATACTATTCATTCCTTTAAACATGTATCTTCTGTCGAATTTATTTCAAAAAATGAAGGACTAAAAAGTTTTATGAAAAACTTAGGGGATGAAGGAGCAGCCTTTCAAACATTAAAAAATGACAATCCATTAGATGATGAATTGGTTGTAAAAACAGAACAGCCTCAGGATGTAACGACTGTAGCGAAAAAGATAGAAAAGCTTGCACCAGTTGATAAAGTGGCATACGCTAAAAACGTAGTTGGACCCCTGGTTACGTCAACGAAACTGGCTCGTTTGGTCGGAACTATTTTTATTATTGCGCTCACCCTCATTGCTGTTCATTCAGTCACGAATACCATAAAAATAACCGTTTTAGCTAGGACAGAAGAAATCCAACTAAGAAAATTAATAGGAGCTACAAACAATTTTATACGATTACCTTTTTTTATTGAAGGGTCATTTATCGGACTTTTAGGGGCATGTATCGCAAGCTTCCCCATCATGATTGGGTATTACTTCATTTTTACTTATTTTAAGAAATATGTAGATTTTGCATTTATTGAATTGATTTCTCCATTCCCTCTAATTCTAATTTCCGGTTCAATTCTTCTTGTTTTTGGCGCTTTAATTGGAATATGGGGAGCAACTTCATCATTAAGAAGGATATTAAAAGTTTAA
- a CDS encoding DUF1259 domain-containing protein — MEREEFWGSFLLGSNRNNLQVNNEFNQELELSSDNKERRTSRRNITDHFESSSELNERRTSRRIITDHFESSSELNARRTSRRDTNTVHRNVGGVNTSNSTCQELADIIGGMVITSTPVCVVQRLRNINATILGRHTRSPLALPFALSFENNQNGKTLNLGETVILQKEINPFLSALRKRGITVTAVHNHWLFEEPRLMYMHWENVGDPLKFARNSIEAAREVGIF; from the coding sequence ATGGAAAGAGAGGAATTTTGGGGAAGTTTCTTATTAGGCTCAAATAGAAATAATTTACAGGTTAATAATGAGTTCAATCAAGAACTCGAATTAAGCTCGGATAATAAAGAACGTCGCACAAGTAGAAGAAATATTACTGACCATTTTGAATCTAGCTCAGAATTAAATGAACGTCGTACTAGTAGAAGAATTATTACTGACCATTTTGAATCTAGTTCAGAATTAAATGCACGTCGTACTAGTAGAAGAGATACAAATACTGTTCATAGGAATGTTGGCGGTGTAAACACATCGAATTCAACATGCCAAGAACTCGCAGATATTATCGGTGGTATGGTCATCACATCAACTCCTGTATGTGTTGTTCAACGCCTTCGGAATATTAATGCAACAATTTTAGGTCGTCACACCCGTTCACCACTTGCCCTTCCATTTGCACTTTCCTTTGAAAACAATCAAAATGGAAAAACTCTTAATCTTGGTGAAACAGTTATCCTTCAGAAAGAAATTAATCCATTCCTATCAGCATTACGAAAAAGAGGTATTACAGTTACAGCTGTACACAACCACTGGCTTTTTGAAGAACCACGTTTAATGTATATGCATTGGGAAAATGTTGGCGATCCGTTAAAATTTGCTAGGAACAGCATTGAAGCAGCGAGGGAAGTAGGCATTTTCTAA
- a CDS encoding LysR family transcriptional regulator: MTIFQLEVFLKIVETGSFTKAGEQIGLSQSAVSQAVASLESELGVKLLNRNRNGVTLTKIGERITNLARDLMVIKTKIINEAAGITGLETGTLRIGSISSMSAKLLPGMIGSFKKRFPGIEIILYEGSYEEVRNWLKLSVVDVGVVTEENHEFEFIPLLQDKMVVFLPENHPLSNQSHLHLKEIANESFIMPKECDRVLQAIFKEQGIYPNIQFEVRDIATIIAMVQEGVGNTILPEMAIPSTLAKVTVSYLSPQKYRNLGLAVSSSDYTSPALNAFIHEAQEFTKNLSLELFNSYYSVIVKKR, translated from the coding sequence ATGACGATATTTCAATTAGAAGTTTTTTTAAAAATAGTTGAAACGGGAAGTTTTACAAAAGCTGGCGAACAAATCGGTCTCTCCCAGTCAGCAGTCAGCCAAGCAGTGGCATCTTTGGAATCAGAGTTAGGTGTAAAATTATTAAACCGAAACAGGAATGGTGTAACCTTAACCAAAATAGGGGAACGGATCACAAATCTAGCTCGGGATTTGATGGTGATTAAAACCAAAATAATAAATGAAGCAGCCGGAATCACAGGACTTGAAACAGGGACGTTAAGAATTGGAAGTATTTCAAGCATGTCAGCCAAGTTATTGCCAGGGATGATCGGATCATTTAAAAAAAGATTTCCAGGTATAGAAATCATCCTCTATGAAGGTAGTTATGAAGAGGTAAGAAATTGGCTTAAATTATCAGTTGTCGATGTTGGTGTGGTTACCGAGGAAAATCATGAATTTGAATTTATTCCATTATTACAAGATAAAATGGTCGTTTTTTTACCGGAAAACCACCCACTAAGTAATCAATCACACTTGCATTTAAAGGAAATTGCCAATGAGTCGTTCATTATGCCGAAAGAATGTGATCGTGTCCTTCAGGCTATTTTTAAGGAACAAGGAATATATCCAAACATTCAATTTGAAGTGAGAGATATAGCCACTATCATAGCTATGGTTCAAGAAGGTGTTGGAAATACGATACTTCCAGAGATGGCAATTCCCTCAACATTGGCTAAAGTCACTGTTTCTTACTTAAGTCCTCAAAAATACCGGAATTTAGGACTTGCCGTAAGCTCATCTGATTATACAAGTCCTGCCCTAAATGCCTTCATTCATGAGGCACAGGAATTTACAAAAAATTTATCACTAGAATTGTTTAATAGTTATTATTCTGTGATTGTGAAAAAAAGGTAA
- the trxA gene encoding thioredoxin, which yields MSILHADGQEIPQEIQTNKSVLIDCWAPWCPPCRMIEPILEEIDQEFELKIVKVNGDNNEEFLSKFQVLGLPTLLLFQEGQLVKRIIGFQPKAMLLKSLQNHGLVD from the coding sequence ATGAGCATTTTACACGCAGATGGGCAAGAAATTCCACAGGAAATCCAAACAAATAAATCAGTGCTTATTGATTGCTGGGCCCCATGGTGTCCTCCATGCAGGATGATTGAGCCCATCCTTGAGGAAATTGATCAAGAATTTGAATTGAAAATTGTAAAAGTAAATGGCGATAATAATGAGGAATTTTTAAGCAAATTTCAGGTATTAGGATTACCTACCTTATTGCTTTTTCAGGAAGGCCAGCTCGTAAAAAGGATAATTGGTTTTCAGCCTAAAGCCATGCTTCTTAAATCATTACAAAACCATGGATTAGTTGATTAA
- a CDS encoding histidine kinase dimerization/phospho-acceptor domain-containing protein encodes MTWEKQKQFVADASHELKTPLSIINANYDALLANQDETIKSQSKWLGNFQNWDR; translated from the coding sequence GTGACATGGGAAAAGCAGAAACAATTTGTTGCGGATGCTTCCCATGAATTGAAAACCCCTCTGTCCATTATAAATGCTAATTATGATGCCTTATTGGCAAATCAGGATGAGACGATTAAAAGCCAATCGAAGTGGCTTGGAAATTTTCAGAATTGGGACAGATAG
- the thiS gene encoding sulfur carrier protein ThiS produces MKVNGTSFVLEKEQSLFDFLIMKEFNLKTIAVERNGEIIPKAAYKEVLLENEDSLEIVQFVGGG; encoded by the coding sequence ATGAAAGTAAATGGAACCTCTTTTGTATTGGAGAAAGAGCAATCTTTATTTGATTTTTTAATCATGAAAGAATTCAATTTGAAAACAATAGCTGTAGAACGTAATGGCGAAATTATTCCAAAAGCAGCATATAAGGAAGTTCTGCTCGAAAATGAAGACAGTCTGGAAATTGTTCAATTCGTTGGAGGTGGTTGA
- the thiF gene encoding sulfur carrier protein ThiS adenylyltransferase ThiF: protein MKITVNGKGIELACQTAFEVRNEIGSPTDIVILNGFQIDTDCQISENDSLTIIRKGIMPSETELESMMMARHTPNVHKKLKEGKVAIAGLGGLGSNIAIMLARIGVGQLLLVDFDVVEPSNLNRQSYYVSHLGLPKTVALKNQIEQINPFIKIKSENVKITEKNVKDLFNGYDIICEAFDKPDQKSMIVNTALEQLPTIKIVSGSGMAGYDSSNLIKTSRPMKRLYVCGDLENAARVGKGLMAPRVQICAGHQANMILRLLLSEEAI, encoded by the coding sequence ATGAAAATTACGGTAAATGGAAAAGGTATAGAACTAGCTTGTCAGACTGCATTTGAAGTACGTAACGAAATTGGAAGTCCAACAGATATTGTCATTCTAAATGGTTTTCAGATCGATACAGATTGTCAAATATCAGAGAATGATAGTTTAACCATCATACGCAAAGGGATCATGCCAAGTGAGACAGAGTTGGAAAGCATGATGATGGCAAGGCATACTCCAAATGTTCATAAGAAGTTAAAAGAAGGCAAGGTTGCCATCGCCGGCTTAGGAGGTCTCGGATCTAATATTGCGATTATGTTAGCAAGAATTGGTGTCGGACAGCTCCTTTTGGTTGATTTTGATGTTGTTGAGCCAAGTAATCTTAATCGGCAAAGCTATTACGTAAGTCATTTAGGATTGCCTAAAACAGTCGCTCTTAAGAACCAGATCGAACAAATTAACCCATTTATTAAAATAAAATCGGAAAATGTAAAGATAACAGAAAAGAATGTGAAAGATCTTTTTAATGGCTATGACATTATTTGTGAAGCATTTGATAAGCCAGATCAAAAATCCATGATAGTCAATACAGCATTGGAGCAGCTTCCTACTATTAAAATCGTTTCTGGGTCAGGGATGGCAGGCTATGACAGCTCCAATTTAATAAAAACAAGCAGACCAATGAAGCGTTTATATGTATGCGGTGATTTGGAAAATGCAGCAAGAGTCGGAAAAGGGTTGATGGCTCCAAGAGTGCAAATTTGTGCCGGCCATCAAGCGAATATGATTCTACGATTATTATTAAGTGAAGAAGCTATATAA
- a CDS encoding thiazole synthase: MSDMLTIGGHTFQSRFILGSGKFSLEIMKAVIEHGEAEIVTLALRRANTGGEENILDYIPKEITLLPNTSGARNAEEAVRIARLSRELGCGDFVKLEVIHDSKYLLPDNYETIKATEILAKEGFIVMPYMYPDLYAARSLVNAGAAAVMPLGAPIGSNKGLSTKDFIQILVDEINLPIIVDAGIGRPSQACEAMEMGVDAIMCNTAIATANDVALMAKAFKQAIEAGRAAYLAGLGRVLNFKAEASSPLTGFLED, translated from the coding sequence ATGAGTGATATGTTAACAATTGGCGGACATACGTTTCAATCAAGATTTATTTTAGGCTCCGGAAAATTTTCACTAGAAATAATGAAGGCAGTTATTGAACATGGTGAAGCAGAAATTGTAACACTCGCACTAAGGAGAGCAAACACAGGGGGTGAAGAAAATATCCTAGATTATATTCCTAAAGAAATTACATTATTGCCAAACACTTCAGGGGCAAGAAATGCAGAGGAAGCAGTGAGAATTGCCCGCCTATCAAGGGAACTTGGCTGCGGTGATTTTGTAAAGCTCGAAGTTATTCATGATTCTAAATATTTGCTACCTGATAACTATGAAACAATCAAAGCAACAGAAATTCTAGCCAAAGAAGGATTTATTGTTATGCCCTATATGTATCCGGATTTATATGCGGCAAGATCCTTAGTCAATGCCGGTGCAGCAGCTGTGATGCCTTTAGGTGCACCAATTGGCAGCAACAAAGGACTTAGTACAAAAGACTTCATCCAAATCTTGGTAGATGAAATCAACTTACCTATTATTGTCGATGCTGGAATTGGACGTCCTTCACAAGCATGCGAAGCAATGGAAATGGGTGTGGATGCAATTATGTGCAATACAGCAATTGCTACAGCAAATGATGTAGCTTTAATGGCAAAAGCATTTAAACAAGCGATTGAAGCGGGGCGTGCAGCCTATCTAGCCGGATTAGGAAGAGTGTTAAACTTTAAGGCAGAGGCATCTAGTCCTTTGACCGGATTCTTGGAGGATTGA
- the thiH gene encoding 2-iminoacetate synthase ThiH: protein MKIKKTDHMQYMDGMEAIESDFMEKVLTAMKEYDYDQYSSRDVETALNKAQLSIEDYAAILSPAAMPYLEDMARKATAETRKHFGNSVSLFTPLYIANYCENQCVYCGFSITNKINRATLSMQEAEDELKAIAATGLKEILFLTGESRLKSGVEYIGETIKLATKYFSTIGIEIYPLNTEEYAFLHSCGADFVSVYQETYNTDTYELVHLRGSKRSFPYRFHAQERALLGGLRGVAFGALLGLDDFRKDAFAAGLHALLIQQKYPHAEISFSTPRLRPYINNAENNSKDVHEKQLLQVMLAYRLFMPYAGITISTRERAGFRDHVIGMVATKMSAGVSVGVGGHSEEQKGDEQFEISDERNVKEVHQMIRSKGLQPVFTDYIRV, encoded by the coding sequence ATGAAAATTAAAAAAACAGATCATATGCAATATATGGATGGAATGGAAGCCATTGAGTCTGATTTTATGGAAAAAGTTTTAACCGCCATGAAAGAATATGATTATGATCAATATTCTAGTAGAGATGTAGAGACTGCTTTAAATAAAGCTCAGCTTTCCATTGAGGATTATGCCGCCATATTATCCCCTGCGGCCATGCCTTATTTGGAAGATATGGCAAGAAAAGCAACAGCAGAAACAAGAAAGCATTTTGGAAATTCTGTTTCTCTTTTTACCCCTTTATACATTGCAAATTATTGTGAAAACCAATGTGTTTATTGCGGATTCAGCATTACAAATAAAATAAATCGGGCAACTCTTTCTATGCAAGAAGCGGAGGATGAACTTAAAGCCATTGCTGCAACTGGATTAAAAGAGATTTTATTTCTCACTGGGGAATCTCGATTAAAATCGGGTGTTGAGTATATTGGAGAAACTATTAAATTAGCAACCAAATATTTTTCAACCATCGGGATTGAAATCTATCCGTTAAACACAGAAGAATATGCATTTTTGCATAGCTGCGGTGCAGATTTCGTATCCGTTTACCAAGAGACCTATAATACGGATACATATGAATTGGTTCATTTAAGAGGATCAAAACGAAGTTTCCCCTATCGTTTTCATGCCCAAGAGCGGGCATTATTAGGTGGACTGCGCGGTGTTGCATTTGGTGCACTGCTAGGATTGGATGATTTTCGAAAGGATGCGTTCGCAGCTGGCTTACATGCACTTTTAATCCAACAAAAATATCCGCATGCAGAGATTTCTTTCTCTACGCCGCGTTTAAGGCCTTATATTAACAATGCTGAAAATAATTCAAAAGATGTGCATGAAAAGCAGCTTCTACAAGTAATGCTTGCTTATCGCTTATTTATGCCTTATGCGGGAATTACTATTTCTACAAGGGAACGAGCAGGATTTCGAGATCATGTTATCGGAATGGTTGCTACGAAAATGTCAGCAGGCGTTAGTGTTGGTGTTGGTGGCCATAGCGAAGAACAAAAAGGAGATGAACAGTTTGAAATTTCGGATGAACGAAATGTGAAAGAGGTTCATCAGATGATTCGTAGCAAAGGGTTACAGCCTGTTTTTACTGATTACATTAGAGTCTAG
- a CDS encoding thiamine phosphate synthase: protein MLICVTNRKLCKDDFLHRIYQLAKGKPHAIMLREKDLSQAEYEELAIKVKEICEVNQVPLIINQNILVAAKLKLPNIHLSMALLRKYKHELLPFIQIGASVHSSLEAKEAQELGASYLIAGHIFSTDCKKGIPPRGLPFLKEICYSVTIPVFAIGGITKNKVMEVANTGAKGICIMSEGMTCLNPVELTNHFWI, encoded by the coding sequence ATGCTTATTTGTGTAACAAACCGAAAGCTTTGTAAAGATGATTTTTTGCATAGAATCTATCAATTAGCCAAGGGAAAGCCCCATGCCATCATGCTTAGAGAAAAAGACTTAAGTCAGGCTGAATATGAAGAATTGGCGATAAAAGTTAAAGAAATCTGTGAAGTAAATCAAGTTCCACTAATTATTAATCAAAACATTTTAGTAGCGGCAAAACTAAAACTGCCAAACATTCATTTATCAATGGCTCTTTTAAGAAAATATAAACATGAATTACTTCCATTCATTCAAATAGGCGCTTCTGTCCATTCGTCCCTTGAGGCTAAAGAAGCTCAAGAATTAGGGGCTTCCTACTTAATAGCTGGGCATATATTTTCGACAGATTGTAAAAAAGGGATTCCCCCAAGAGGTCTCCCCTTTCTGAAAGAAATATGCTATTCTGTTACGATTCCGGTGTTTGCAATTGGTGGAATAACAAAGAACAAAGTAATGGAAGTAGCAAATACAGGGGCAAAGGGTATATGCATTATGTCTGAGGGTATGACTTGCCTAAATCCGGTTGAACTTACAAATCACTTTTGGATCTAA
- a CDS encoding radical SAM/SPASM domain-containing protein — translation MKTFKKVYVEITSVCNLACSFCPPTIRKANFITLDEFNSRLDQIKPHTNYIYLHVKGEPLLHPKIGELLDASHAKGFKVNITTNGTLIKKNRDKLLGKPALRQMNFSLHSFDGHEGSTNRDEYLSNIISFIREAAEHNVIISLRLWNLEQDNELNAKKSRNQETLEALEKEFNLDYKIEEKVEPGSGVKIADRIYINQDHEFQWPSLQAPEDDGKGFCHALRSQAAILVDGTVVPCCLDGEGVINLGNINTTPFSEIVDGERANNLYDGFSRREAVEEMCRKCGYRKKFGV, via the coding sequence TTGAAAACATTCAAAAAAGTTTATGTCGAAATTACAAGTGTGTGCAACCTTGCTTGTAGCTTTTGTCCTCCAACGATCCGAAAGGCCAACTTTATTACTTTAGATGAATTTAATTCTAGATTAGATCAAATTAAACCGCATACGAATTATATTTATCTTCATGTGAAAGGAGAGCCTCTTCTCCATCCTAAAATAGGTGAATTGCTAGATGCCAGCCATGCCAAGGGATTTAAGGTGAATATAACGACAAATGGTACACTTATTAAAAAAAATAGGGATAAACTATTGGGGAAACCGGCACTTCGCCAAATGAACTTCTCACTACATAGTTTTGATGGACATGAAGGATCTACCAATCGGGATGAATACTTATCCAATATTATTTCGTTTATCCGTGAAGCGGCTGAACATAATGTGATCATATCACTACGCTTATGGAATCTAGAACAAGATAATGAACTGAATGCAAAAAAAAGTAGAAACCAAGAAACTTTAGAAGCCCTTGAGAAGGAGTTTAACTTAGATTACAAAATTGAAGAAAAAGTGGAACCTGGCAGTGGGGTAAAAATTGCGGATCGAATCTATATTAATCAGGACCATGAATTCCAATGGCCTAGTTTACAGGCACCAGAAGATGATGGGAAAGGATTTTGCCATGCGCTTCGGAGTCAAGCAGCAATACTTGTCGATGGAACAGTGGTTCCTTGTTGTCTTGATGGAGAAGGTGTGATTAATTTAGGTAACATCAATACCACTCCATTCTCTGAAATTGTAGATGGAGAGAGAGCAAATAATCTCTATGATGGTTTTTCCAGAAGAGAGGCTGTTGAAGAAATGTGCAGGAAGTGCGGATATAGAAAGAAATTTGGGGTTTAA
- a CDS encoding SDR family oxidoreductase — protein MKVLVTGATGKLGSKVVEILLKTVPASQLAVSVRNPEKAEGLRSRGVEVRQGDFDHPETLDTAFAGIDRLLIISADGDNELRIRQHTNAVTAAERAGVKFIVYTSLANATESTNLMAPPHVATEAAIIKTGIPYSFLRNNWYLENEIGSIQGVLAGATWVTSAGTGKVGWAIQQDYAEAAAAVLVGSGHENTVYEFSGPLLTQDELVSALGVVVGKEIPVQQVNDEKYAEIMKGLGLPDFVVPIVVGIQESIRNGSLEVESNDFEKILGRSVTPISEALTQIVNAISQIK, from the coding sequence ATGAAAGTATTAGTTACTGGAGCCACTGGGAAATTAGGTTCGAAGGTTGTAGAAATATTATTGAAAACTGTACCTGCAAGCCAATTGGCGGTTAGTGTTCGCAATCCAGAAAAAGCTGAAGGACTTCGTTCTCGGGGAGTAGAAGTTCGCCAAGGAGATTTTGATCATCCCGAAACATTAGATACTGCTTTTGCAGGGATTGATCGTTTATTAATTATTTCTGCTGACGGTGATAACGAGTTAAGAATTCGTCAACATACAAATGCTGTCACTGCTGCTGAACGTGCAGGAGTTAAATTTATTGTTTATACAAGCTTAGCAAATGCAACAGAAAGCACAAATTTAATGGCTCCACCTCATGTTGCGACAGAAGCAGCCATCATTAAAACTGGAATCCCTTATTCTTTCTTGCGTAACAATTGGTATTTGGAAAACGAAATTGGTAGCATTCAAGGAGTCTTGGCAGGTGCAACGTGGGTAACATCAGCTGGAACAGGTAAAGTAGGCTGGGCAATTCAACAAGATTATGCAGAAGCAGCTGCAGCAGTTCTAGTGGGAAGCGGTCACGAAAATACAGTGTATGAATTTTCTGGTCCTCTCTTAACTCAAGACGAATTAGTATCTGCACTTGGTGTTGTAGTTGGTAAAGAAATACCTGTTCAACAAGTCAATGATGAGAAATATGCTGAAATCATGAAAGGCTTAGGTTTACCTGATTTTGTGGTTCCGATTGTAGTAGGAATTCAAGAGAGTATTCGAAACGGTTCATTAGAAGTTGAAAGCAATGATTTTGAGAAAATTCTCGGTCGTTCAGTTACTCCAATCAGCGAAGCACTAACTCAAATTGTTAATGCTATCTCTCAAATAAAATAA